The Candidatus Thorarchaeota archaeon genome includes a window with the following:
- the mtnA gene encoding S-methyl-5-thioribose-1-phosphate isomerase: MFRTIEWTDDNKVRLVDQTKLPLEKTDIVTDSHERIAQSIKVMEIRGAPAIGAAAGMGMALAALESDAQTKEELLDYLETAANTLNTRPTAANLTWATSRMLDAAKKSEGTAEEIKKTLVEEAKEIAEEDVRMCRAIGKESLQLIKSGWTIQTICNAGSLATVHLGTVGAVVRAAHEEYENIHVYASETRPRCQGARLTVFEFMEDDIDTTLITDGMIGTVFKQGRVDCCVVGADRIIRTGHVINKIGTYTMAITADYHDIPFYVAAPLSTIDMGSDPDDVVIEERDESEVRKINDQYITVPDAKVYNPAFDMTPPALVDAIITNAGIVENPTESKMCELFKKGTEK, encoded by the coding sequence ATGTTCCGAACAATTGAATGGACAGATGACAATAAGGTTCGTCTAGTGGATCAAACCAAATTGCCTTTGGAAAAAACAGACATCGTAACAGATAGTCATGAACGAATCGCACAATCGATTAAGGTCATGGAAATTCGAGGGGCTCCAGCTATCGGTGCTGCTGCTGGTATGGGCATGGCTCTTGCTGCCTTGGAAAGTGACGCTCAGACCAAAGAAGAACTTCTTGATTACTTGGAGACAGCAGCTAATACACTCAATACAAGACCCACTGCTGCGAATTTGACTTGGGCAACCTCAAGAATGCTCGATGCTGCAAAAAAGTCCGAGGGGACTGCTGAAGAAATCAAGAAGACGTTGGTTGAAGAAGCAAAAGAGATTGCTGAAGAAGATGTACGCATGTGTCGAGCCATCGGGAAAGAATCTCTTCAATTAATCAAATCTGGTTGGACAATTCAAACAATCTGTAATGCCGGCTCCTTAGCTACTGTACATCTTGGAACCGTTGGAGCTGTGGTACGTGCAGCTCATGAAGAATATGAGAATATACATGTATATGCATCGGAGACAAGGCCAAGATGTCAAGGTGCTCGACTCACAGTTTTTGAATTCATGGAAGATGATATTGATACAACCTTGATAACTGATGGAATGATTGGTACGGTTTTCAAACAAGGAAGAGTTGATTGCTGTGTAGTTGGTGCAGATAGAATAATTCGAACTGGTCATGTCATCAACAAAATTGGTACCTACACCATGGCGATTACCGCTGACTATCACGACATCCCGTTCTATGTTGCAGCACCTCTGTCAACAATCGATATGGGATCCGATCCTGATGACGTTGTAATTGAGGAACGTGATGAATCGGAGGTCCGAAAGATAAATGACCAATATATCACTGTGCCAGACGCAAAAGTCTACAATCCCGCCTTTGATATGACCCCTCCAGCTTTGGTAGATGCTATAATAACGAATGCTGGCATTGTAGAAAACCCCACCGAGTCAAAAATGTGCGAATTGTTCAAGAAAGGCACAGAGAAGTAG
- the hycI gene encoding hydrogenase maturation peptidase HycI, producing MTCETLEKELFQFLTGGTKAAILGIGNELRTDDGLGPYIVSKLSIDDSNIMIKDVGSVPEAFARPLSEFGAEKVVLVDAANMRKPVGHIELITKDRISGIAISTHSMPLSMLMSYLEERSGAQTILLGVQPQDVSFGEGLTSEIKDIAERVIKIIENVWNRTRR from the coding sequence GTGACCTGTGAAACTCTAGAGAAAGAACTCTTCCAATTCCTTACAGGCGGAACGAAAGCAGCAATTCTGGGTATTGGAAATGAGCTGCGAACAGATGACGGTCTTGGTCCCTATATCGTTTCTAAGCTGAGCATTGACGATTCCAATATTATGATAAAAGATGTTGGTTCGGTACCGGAAGCATTCGCTAGACCTCTTTCCGAATTTGGGGCCGAGAAAGTTGTACTAGTTGACGCAGCAAATATGAGAAAACCAGTTGGCCATATTGAGCTCATTACCAAGGACCGGATAAGCGGCATAGCAATAAGCACCCATAGCATGCCCCTTTCTATGCTAATGAGTTATCTCGAAGAGAGGAGCGGTGCACAAACCATCCTTCTTGGAGTCCAGCCTCAGGATGTGAGTTTTGGAGAAGGTCTTACAAGCGAAATCAAAGACATCGCAGAGAGAGTAATTAAAATAATAGAAAACGTCTGGAATAGAACAAGGAGATGA
- the endA gene encoding tRNA-intron lyase, whose product MSTEENTNSNNKTDDEIEEPSGCRFEDGKGYVGTEDADRISQQGFYGVRLENGQLELRAVEILHLLERERIQVKSTDGRVMDSDDIVRNLIVEDPDLWVRYLVFRDLRSRGYAVRQGFGGGIGFRVYQRGDKPGQSAAKQLVYIMKEDEPITLNELEMVTRISAEARKKLTFALVDKNGEVNFYRVAKAELSQLGADET is encoded by the coding sequence TTGTCAACAGAAGAAAATACAAATTCAAATAACAAAACAGATGATGAGATTGAGGAACCTTCGGGATGCCGATTTGAAGATGGCAAGGGTTATGTTGGCACAGAAGACGCCGATAGAATATCTCAACAGGGTTTTTACGGTGTGCGATTGGAGAATGGACAATTAGAATTACGCGCTGTTGAAATCTTGCATCTCTTGGAAAGGGAGAGAATCCAAGTCAAATCTACGGATGGGCGGGTCATGGATAGTGACGATATAGTAAGGAACCTGATTGTAGAAGATCCGGACCTATGGGTCAGGTATTTGGTCTTCAGAGATCTCAGAAGTAGAGGGTATGCCGTAAGACAAGGATTTGGAGGAGGGATTGGGTTTCGGGTCTATCAAAGAGGTGATAAGCCCGGACAGTCAGCGGCAAAACAGTTGGTTTACATAATGAAAGAAGATGAGCCAATCACACTCAACGAGCTGGAAATGGTCACGCGGATATCAGCCGAGGCTCGTAAGAAGTTGACTTTTGCTCTTGTGGACAAAAATGGAGAAGTTAACTTCTATCGAGTAGCAAAAGCAGAACTTAGTCAATTAGGGGCGGATGAAACTTGA